The proteins below come from a single Oncorhynchus keta strain PuntledgeMale-10-30-2019 chromosome 1, Oket_V2, whole genome shotgun sequence genomic window:
- the LOC118371486 gene encoding ATP-sensitive inward rectifier potassium channel 1-like: MFGIRKRIQDHLVERRIRRTRLVTKYGQCNIEFGNVKCGNQFAFLMDFWTTFVEFRWRFVLFFFTVSFTLSWFIFGLLWFWIAWSNQDLTWQNPSKGHKYCVENVSDLITAFLFSMETQTSIGYGVRVITPHCSGAVTLIIAQFLIGSIINCFMCGIILAKISIPKKRAKTITFSQTAVICPKKDFLCLMIRVANLRKTLMIGSQIYGKLLRTTNKPNGETIIMDQVNIEFMVDAGKDNLFFVCPLTLYHVIDKASPFFEMAVDTLHKQEFELVVFLDGTAETTSSACQVRTSFIPQEIMWGYSFLPIISRSKEGKYRVNFSNFSKVVPVATAHCSYCFHNMKGHHLHSINGIDNWEFEANDNLEQPNMTKL; this comes from the coding sequence ATGTTTGGCATCAGGAAGCGCATCCAGGACCACCTGGTGGAGCGAAGAATCCGCCGAACCCGGCTGGTGACCAAATATGGCCAATGCAACATTGAATTTGGTAACGTGAAATGCGGCAACCAGTTTGCCTTCCTCATGGACTTCTGGACGACCTTCGTAGAGTTCCGCTGGCGCTTTGTCCTCTTCTTCTTCACCGTCTCGTTCACCCTGAGCTGGTTCATCTTCGGACTACTGTGGTTCTGGATCGCCTGGAGCAACCAAGACCTGACCTGGCAGAACCCCTCAAAAGGCCACAAGTACTGTGTGGAAAATGTTTCCGATCTCATTACAGCATTCCTCTTCTCCATGGAGACCCAGACCAGCATCGGGTATGGTGTACGCGTCATCACCCCTCACTGTTCTGGTGCTGTAACCCTCATCATTGCCCAGTTTCTCATAGGTTCCATCATCAACTGTTTCATGTGTGGAATCATCCTGGCCAAAATCTCCATCCCTAAGAAAAGGGCCAAGACCATCACATTCAGTCAGACAGCTGTCATCTGTCCTAAGAAGGACTTCCTTTGCCTCATGATAAGAGTGGCCAACTTACGCAAGACCCTGATGATCGGGAGCCAGATTTATGGCAAGTTGTTGAGGACAACCAACAAACCCAATGGGGAGACAATCATCATGGATCAGGTGAACATTGAGTTCATGGTGGACGCTGGGAAGGACAACCTCTTCTTTGTGTGCCCTCTCACACTCTACCATGTGATTGACAAGGCTAGCCCTTTCTTTGAGATGGCAGTGGACACACTCCATAAGCAGGAGTTTGAGCTGGTGGTCTTTCTGGACGGCACAGCCGAGACCACCAGCTCAGCCTGCCAGGTCAGGACCTCCTTCATCCCTCAGGAGATCATGTGGGGTTACAGCTTCCTGCCAATCATCTCCCGCAGTAAAGAGGGCAAGTACAGAGTGAACTTCTCCAACTTCTCCAAAGTGGTGCCCGTGGCCACTGCACATTGTTCCTACTGCTTCCACAACATGAAGGGACACCACCTCCACTCCATTAACGGAATCGACAACTGGGAATTTGAAGCAAATGATAACTTAGAACAACCTAATATGACCAAGTTGTGA